In Hallerella succinigenes, the following are encoded in one genomic region:
- a CDS encoding M16 family metallopeptidase, with translation MKIRHSIFALTATASLIACASTAEQKAEPVHNARSTVQAENSVSVESATATANISAPSAKKDSFPATYKDIVFPEFKYVAPNASDARIKLSENVTGYVIEDKTLPLVHFNIFFEEPYVNDKIENEAAFELLSAMFRRGGSTKLSPQALDDSLEFIAASLVGSVGTFTSVISVECMTKDFPQMLALAKEVFLSPAFDAQALEIQKANAANAYEHRYDNPASVLNALEEYANYKPNPRLWNATAEEFRKVKREDLVKLAKGRFQSGNIIFAISGDFSKDSMVTELKKYFETWPSNAKNTTVVPPMTHKNKPGIYLVDKDITQANISILAPFVKRPHADYYPTAVASFILGGGSFSSRLMTRVRSDNGLAYSIHSHAGNDYRDTSYVYIRLQTKVESAPLALKLIQEEIDKLAKEGPTDEELAHAKKTLIESLPSLFDSPENSTILFARDQMLGKKDSHYIDYVNEINAVTKEQVKAMIAKYFDASKMTTSIVGPKDKLKDIGNFTLVPIDSLDFRK, from the coding sequence ATGAAGATTCGTCATTCCATTTTCGCCTTGACAGCGACCGCATCGCTCATCGCTTGCGCAAGTACCGCTGAACAAAAAGCAGAACCCGTCCATAACGCACGGTCGACCGTACAAGCTGAAAATTCAGTTTCAGTCGAAAGCGCCACAGCCACTGCAAACATTTCCGCTCCGAGCGCAAAAAAAGATTCCTTCCCAGCCACGTATAAAGACATCGTCTTCCCGGAATTCAAGTACGTTGCCCCGAATGCATCCGACGCCCGCATCAAGCTTTCGGAAAACGTTACGGGCTACGTGATCGAAGACAAAACGCTTCCGCTCGTTCACTTCAACATCTTCTTTGAAGAGCCTTATGTGAACGACAAGATTGAAAACGAAGCCGCCTTTGAATTGCTTTCTGCAATGTTCCGCCGCGGTGGCTCCACCAAACTTTCTCCGCAGGCATTAGACGATTCTCTCGAATTCATCGCAGCTTCTCTTGTGGGATCCGTCGGAACTTTCACAAGCGTCATCAGCGTCGAATGCATGACGAAGGATTTTCCGCAAATGCTTGCGCTTGCCAAGGAAGTCTTCCTTTCCCCGGCATTTGACGCCCAGGCTTTGGAAATTCAAAAAGCAAATGCGGCGAACGCTTACGAGCATCGCTATGACAATCCGGCATCCGTACTGAATGCGTTAGAAGAATACGCAAACTACAAGCCGAATCCGCGCCTCTGGAACGCGACCGCCGAAGAATTCCGCAAGGTCAAACGGGAAGACTTGGTGAAGCTCGCCAAGGGACGTTTCCAAAGCGGGAATATCATTTTTGCGATTTCCGGTGACTTCAGCAAAGATTCCATGGTAACAGAACTCAAAAAGTATTTCGAAACCTGGCCGTCAAATGCGAAGAACACGACAGTCGTACCGCCGATGACCCACAAGAACAAGCCCGGCATTTACCTTGTAGATAAAGACATAACGCAGGCGAACATTTCCATTTTAGCGCCATTCGTCAAACGTCCACACGCAGACTACTACCCGACCGCAGTCGCAAGCTTTATCCTCGGCGGCGGAAGCTTCTCTTCCCGTCTCATGACGCGCGTCCGCTCCGATAACGGTCTCGCTTACAGCATTCACAGCCACGCAGGAAATGATTACCGCGACACATCTTATGTCTATATCCGTTTGCAAACAAAGGTTGAAAGCGCACCTCTCGCTTTGAAACTTATCCAGGAAGAAATCGACAAGCTCGCCAAGGAAGGCCCGACCGACGAAGAGCTTGCCCACGCGAAAAAGACTTTGATCGAAAGCCTCCCGAGCCTTTTCGACTCGCCGGAAAATTCCACAATTCTCTTCGCCCGAGATCAGATGCTCGGCAAAAAGGATTCTCATTACATCGATTACGTAAACGAAATCAACGCGGTCACCAAGGAACAGGTGAAGGCGATGATTGCCAAGTATTTTGACGCAAGCAAGATGACAACGAGCATCGTCGGCCCCAAGGACAAGTTGAAGGACATCGGAAACTTTACGCTCGTTCCGATCGACAGTCTTGACTTCCGAAAGTGA
- a CDS encoding TrmH family RNA methyltransferase, whose product MENYVYSSPEMQEKIEAYLPRITEHRRDLLVKVVQNRTRHFCMVLEDLFDPHNISAVIRTAEVFGLEDVHVIEEVNPYKVNKSILKGSIKWMNIYLHKKRMACMEHLRKKGYRIAVASTNTNNSVLDLDLSQPTAFYLGSEFTGNHPDTLAAADCEFKLPQYGITESMNVSVAGGVLMCYLDHFMQQKGRQNFTLSPKERDELLLEWLERHLNDESASSSITRIGDE is encoded by the coding sequence ATGGAAAACTACGTCTACTCTTCCCCGGAAATGCAGGAAAAAATCGAAGCCTATCTTCCGCGCATTACCGAACACCGTCGCGACCTTTTGGTGAAAGTCGTGCAGAACCGCACCCGTCACTTTTGCATGGTGCTTGAAGATCTTTTTGACCCGCACAACATTTCGGCTGTGATCCGTACCGCCGAAGTCTTTGGCTTGGAAGACGTCCATGTGATTGAAGAAGTGAATCCGTACAAAGTAAACAAGTCCATTTTGAAGGGTTCCATCAAATGGATGAACATTTACCTGCACAAAAAGCGCATGGCCTGCATGGAGCATCTGCGAAAAAAAGGATACCGCATCGCCGTGGCGAGCACCAACACGAACAACTCCGTCTTAGACCTGGATCTTTCCCAGCCGACCGCTTTTTATCTCGGCAGTGAATTTACCGGAAACCACCCGGACACCCTCGCCGCAGCCGACTGCGAATTCAAACTTCCGCAGTACGGGATTACGGAATCGATGAACGTTTCCGTCGCGGGGGGAGTGCTCATGTGCTATCTCGATCACTTTATGCAGCAGAAAGGTCGCCAAAACTTTACACTTTCGCCAAAAGAACGTGACGAACTACTCCTCGAATGGCTGGAAAGGCACCTAAACGATGAAAGCGCCTCTAGCTCCATTACGCGCATCGGTGATGAATAG
- a CDS encoding MlaD family protein yields the protein MKKNTSLYLAVGLVVLLAIIILIFGLFFLNDKDPREVFDTYFLRFPQVSTLTLDDPVKINGVKLGKVEDIHLAGTKVLVVVRIRNDVRIPVGSEIRVQNIGIMGERQIGVILCDSSQNYAPGDTIDGQFDAGIAEALGLAGEIIDSTKILISSVHQVMDSTIANPEFREKFRTMMDKAEYLEDRLSKMLADTDPQLKKSLKNLNDATVKVNALLDTTAAPIGGLLSDASELMKDAGGVIGKLDAVTDRLTALTSKLQSTDNTAGILLNDRALHDDLVQTLHSADSLFQIILQDGLDINVDFF from the coding sequence ATGAAAAAGAATACCAGTTTATATCTCGCGGTCGGGCTAGTCGTTCTTTTAGCCATTATCATTTTGATTTTTGGCTTGTTCTTCTTGAACGACAAAGACCCTCGGGAAGTCTTTGACACCTATTTTTTGCGTTTTCCACAGGTGAGCACGTTAACGCTTGACGACCCTGTGAAAATCAACGGGGTAAAACTCGGCAAAGTAGAAGACATTCACTTGGCTGGCACCAAAGTTCTTGTCGTCGTGCGTATCCGCAACGATGTCCGGATTCCTGTCGGCTCCGAAATCCGTGTGCAAAACATCGGCATCATGGGTGAACGTCAGATCGGAGTGATCCTCTGCGATTCGAGTCAAAACTATGCGCCGGGCGATACGATTGACGGTCAGTTTGACGCCGGCATCGCCGAAGCCCTTGGTCTTGCAGGCGAAATCATCGACTCCACAAAGATTTTGATTTCCTCCGTTCACCAGGTGATGGATTCTACGATTGCGAATCCGGAATTCCGTGAAAAGTTCCGCACCATGATGGATAAGGCAGAATATTTGGAAGATCGTCTTTCGAAGATGCTTGCAGATACCGATCCGCAGCTCAAGAAGAGCCTCAAGAACTTGAACGATGCGACCGTGAAGGTCAACGCATTGCTCGACACGACAGCGGCTCCGATCGGCGGACTTCTTTCGGACGCAAGCGAACTCATGAAGGACGCCGGCGGTGTCATCGGAAAGTTGGACGCCGTGACCGATCGTTTAACAGCGCTGACATCGAAGCTCCAGTCAACGGACAATACCGCGGGTATTCTCTTAAACGACCGCGCCCTCCACGACGACTTGGTGCAGACGTTGCATTCCGCAGACAGCTTGTTCCAAATCATCCTCCAAGACGGTTTGGACATCAATGTGGACTTCTTTTAA
- a CDS encoding HPr family phosphocarrier protein, producing MQSKEINVTNKLGVHARPAGMIVDITGKSKCDVTLEYEGNKVNAKSILNVMMLAITPGSVVKFNADGEDEEQVLAQLEQLFRDNFHEEQND from the coding sequence ATGCAGAGTAAGGAAATTAATGTCACAAACAAACTGGGTGTTCACGCTCGTCCGGCAGGCATGATTGTCGACATCACAGGGAAATCCAAATGCGACGTCACCCTCGAATACGAAGGGAACAAGGTCAATGCGAAGAGCATCTTGAACGTAATGATGCTCGCCATTACACCGGGTTCCGTCGTCAAGTTCAACGCAGACGGTGAAGACGAAGAACAGGTTCTCGCCCAGCTGGAACAACTTTTCCGTGACAATTTCCATGAAGAACAAAACGACTAA
- the ptsP gene encoding phosphoenolpyruvate--protein phosphotransferase, whose amino-acid sequence MKNKTTNRQKIRTVLVGVAASPGYAYGPVRKTESRKFSLDSSAIPASTLVAEEKRFRKAVDTTAKEIEELKKVAIERLGEEEARIFDSHLMMLKDSMLIDPIVDSILKDAHNARWAVHSTLSGLITQLENSKNEVLSERASDLKELYNRLLSALDESIPKRPPKKSKGPSLLVAHELTPGMLMTVEKDDVLGFATDIGGRTSHISILARAMQIPAVSGLRNISNLIEEDDLLFLDGTGGMVILNPNEDDLSRYKEKLSVYNKQKQELFMMRQLEPMTLDGKYITLHANIELPMEADTVLDFGATGIGLYRSEFLFFRKGAPSCEEQAQAYAHILKKLEPHPVVIRTLDAGGDKLVSDISATDEANPFMGWRSIRVCLSRKDLFKEQLRALLLASREGHLRIMFPMISSLDELREAKRLYQECRTQLLNEGVELPKVKVGCMIEVPAAVMMVDARAKEVDFFSIGTNDLIQFTLAVDRTNELIANMFEPHHPAVLNMIDRTVRAAHREGIPVCVCGEMSSDPLSTLVLVGLGVDELSMTPWSIMECKKIIRSVNYEDVKATARTVLKMDTAESVNRYLRQKYLQMIIDLGISSFITSHDVKNPMDKNA is encoded by the coding sequence ATGAAGAACAAAACGACTAATCGTCAAAAAATCCGTACCGTACTCGTCGGCGTCGCGGCTTCCCCCGGCTACGCTTATGGTCCTGTACGCAAAACAGAAAGTCGCAAGTTTAGCCTGGATTCTTCTGCAATTCCCGCAAGCACTCTTGTCGCAGAAGAAAAACGCTTCCGCAAAGCGGTCGATACCACCGCAAAAGAAATTGAAGAACTGAAGAAGGTGGCCATCGAACGCCTCGGCGAAGAAGAGGCTCGCATTTTCGATTCCCACCTGATGATGCTCAAAGATTCGATGCTCATTGACCCCATCGTCGATAGCATCCTCAAAGACGCCCACAATGCCCGTTGGGCTGTGCACAGCACGCTCTCCGGCCTCATCACGCAGCTCGAAAACAGCAAAAACGAAGTGCTGAGCGAACGCGCATCGGACTTGAAGGAACTGTACAACCGCCTTCTGTCCGCCCTTGACGAATCCATTCCCAAACGCCCCCCCAAAAAGTCCAAGGGACCATCTCTGCTGGTCGCCCACGAACTGACTCCGGGCATGCTCATGACCGTCGAAAAAGACGACGTTCTCGGGTTCGCAACAGACATCGGTGGCCGCACAAGCCACATCTCGATTTTAGCACGCGCCATGCAGATTCCGGCCGTTTCCGGCCTGCGCAACATTTCGAACCTGATCGAAGAAGACGACTTGCTCTTCCTCGACGGTACGGGCGGCATGGTCATCTTGAACCCGAACGAAGACGACTTAAGCCGTTATAAAGAAAAGCTCTCTGTTTACAACAAGCAGAAACAAGAGCTCTTCATGATGCGTCAGCTCGAACCGATGACGCTCGACGGCAAGTACATCACGCTCCACGCGAACATCGAACTTCCGATGGAAGCGGACACCGTCCTCGACTTCGGCGCCACGGGCATCGGTCTTTACCGCTCCGAGTTCCTCTTCTTTAGAAAGGGCGCTCCAAGCTGCGAAGAACAAGCCCAAGCGTATGCGCACATTTTGAAAAAGCTCGAACCGCATCCGGTTGTCATTCGAACTCTCGATGCCGGCGGTGACAAGCTTGTTTCCGATATTTCTGCGACAGACGAAGCGAACCCGTTTATGGGCTGGCGCTCCATTCGCGTATGCCTTTCGCGCAAGGATCTTTTTAAGGAACAGTTGAGAGCGCTCCTTCTCGCAAGCCGTGAAGGACACTTGCGCATTATGTTCCCAATGATCAGCAGTCTCGATGAACTGCGCGAAGCCAAACGCCTTTATCAAGAATGCCGTACCCAACTTTTGAACGAAGGCGTTGAACTGCCCAAAGTCAAAGTGGGCTGCATGATTGAAGTTCCCGCCGCCGTGATGATGGTAGACGCCCGCGCCAAGGAAGTGGACTTCTTCAGCATCGGCACGAACGACTTGATTCAGTTTACACTCGCCGTCGACCGTACAAATGAACTCATTGCGAACATGTTTGAACCGCATCACCCTGCCGTTTTGAACATGATCGACCGTACGGTGAGAGCCGCACATCGCGAAGGAATTCCGGTTTGCGTCTGCGGTGAAATGAGTTCCGACCCGCTCTCCACGCTGGTACTGGTGGGCCTCGGAGTGGACGAGCTTTCCATGACGCCATGGAGCATTATGGAATGCAAGAAGATCATCCGTTCGGTGAACTATGAAGACGTAAAGGCGACAGCACGTACCGTTCTGAAAATGGACACGGCGGAAAGCGTCAATCGCTACCTGCGTCAAAAGTACCTGCAGATGATCATCGATCTCGGCATTTCGAGCTTTATTACTTCGCACGATGTCAAGAACCCGATGGACAAGAATGCTTAA
- a CDS encoding transglycosylase SLT domain-containing protein, which produces MLKKIFAGLFICAATVCAAENSTDDALVPGYEFQNKVIRYDRNQKNCDSLPAGLEKDFACAAAAYYKGSFVKSLAAYKKLIGKDSSLDKSILSRIARSQFEDKQFAKARETLKLGDERFSKDDEWKEFADRIRLDLTLQESGIKPKAKADSIDVFLKNYGDDESVPRLRYKKGVLLEQAHWFKAAKKAYLYVIAHPSEYGDQAWEALRRIRSRSIAETLDEKITYSSRLCAKGFHEECIAIVDSILAQGEAEAPARDTSKIPNLKTSEDSLNWKLAPSSISLKTRISLWENRANAYKRLKKDSLAIGYYEFLIDSVEPRAGWLQSLARLYRANRMDSLAQKIDLFFQEKFRYTMQNADNIWVRAFEQEQKGLYDDAISSYDSLTIRQFKNSPKVKWVQFRIALCYLKQNKIDSAIAHFEKAKSEEYLWSSSGARMFLGDIYLAQGKLEEAKAAYLDCIQDFPVGYYAHRSRIKLIESKLMDSTTVPWLAPRDMSEEETIRWIQTTQAGTSDSSHSVGRYEMVKRLLDLGFAEEAYDVFQFAKKKNQKRLDFLYTYGALFLSYNEIIQGYALARQFQNAIPRRYLADAPRNVMKFLYPKPFYDKVVAAADSSIDPLFVYSVMRQESTFNYLITSPANARGLLQVIPPTAKKLAKAEGISDYHPNLLYNPYMNIRLGVRYLKDLLVEYENDPMYVLANYNAGPKPAKRWQAAGKDIPWDRRAEEISYWETRDYVKRCLGNYWVYSEVWNR; this is translated from the coding sequence ATGCTTAAAAAAATCTTTGCTGGACTCTTCATTTGCGCAGCAACCGTTTGCGCTGCAGAAAATTCGACCGATGACGCTCTCGTCCCCGGTTATGAATTCCAAAACAAGGTCATCCGTTATGATCGCAACCAGAAGAATTGCGATTCTTTGCCAGCGGGTCTTGAAAAGGATTTCGCCTGCGCAGCGGCCGCCTACTACAAAGGAAGCTTTGTTAAGTCTTTGGCTGCATACAAGAAGTTGATCGGCAAAGATTCGAGCCTCGACAAGAGCATCCTTTCGCGTATTGCCCGTTCCCAGTTTGAAGACAAGCAGTTTGCCAAGGCACGCGAAACCTTAAAGCTGGGCGACGAGCGTTTTTCTAAAGACGACGAATGGAAAGAGTTCGCCGACCGCATCCGTCTAGACTTGACCCTTCAAGAATCGGGCATCAAGCCAAAAGCAAAGGCCGATTCGATTGACGTCTTCTTAAAGAATTACGGAGACGATGAGAGCGTTCCTCGGTTGCGTTACAAGAAAGGCGTCTTGCTTGAACAGGCTCACTGGTTCAAGGCGGCGAAAAAAGCTTACCTGTATGTGATTGCCCATCCTTCGGAATATGGAGATCAGGCGTGGGAAGCTCTCCGCCGTATCCGTTCCCGTTCGATTGCAGAAACCCTCGACGAAAAGATTACTTATTCAAGCCGTCTTTGCGCCAAAGGTTTCCATGAAGAATGTATCGCTATCGTCGATTCCATTTTGGCGCAAGGCGAAGCAGAAGCTCCTGCCCGCGACACTTCTAAAATCCCGAACTTAAAGACTTCCGAAGATTCTTTGAACTGGAAACTCGCCCCGAGTTCTATCTCTTTAAAGACGCGCATTTCCCTTTGGGAAAATCGGGCGAACGCTTACAAACGATTAAAAAAAGACTCGCTCGCTATCGGCTACTATGAATTTTTGATCGACAGCGTTGAACCGCGTGCCGGTTGGCTGCAATCCCTGGCGCGCCTTTACCGCGCAAACCGCATGGATTCTCTCGCCCAAAAAATCGACTTGTTCTTCCAGGAAAAGTTCCGTTACACCATGCAGAACGCGGACAACATTTGGGTGCGCGCCTTTGAACAAGAACAGAAAGGTCTTTACGACGACGCCATTTCAAGCTACGATTCTTTGACGATTCGCCAGTTCAAGAACAGCCCGAAAGTCAAATGGGTGCAGTTCCGCATTGCCCTCTGCTACTTAAAGCAAAACAAGATCGATTCCGCGATCGCTCATTTTGAAAAGGCGAAGAGCGAAGAATATCTTTGGAGTTCAAGCGGCGCACGCATGTTCCTCGGCGACATTTATCTCGCCCAAGGAAAGCTCGAAGAGGCAAAGGCCGCTTACCTCGACTGCATTCAGGATTTTCCCGTCGGCTATTATGCACACCGTTCCCGCATCAAGCTGATCGAAAGCAAGCTGATGGACTCCACCACGGTTCCGTGGCTCGCTCCGCGCGATATGTCGGAAGAAGAAACAATCCGCTGGATTCAAACGACGCAAGCGGGAACTTCGGATTCTTCGCATAGCGTTGGCCGTTACGAAATGGTCAAGCGCCTTCTCGATCTAGGCTTTGCCGAGGAAGCTTACGACGTTTTCCAATTCGCCAAAAAGAAGAACCAGAAACGCCTCGATTTTTTGTATACCTACGGGGCCCTCTTCCTTTCTTACAACGAAATCATTCAGGGTTATGCTCTTGCCCGTCAATTCCAAAACGCAATACCGCGCCGTTACTTGGCCGACGCACCGCGTAACGTGATGAAGTTCCTTTACCCGAAACCGTTCTACGACAAGGTCGTCGCAGCAGCCGATTCTTCGATCGACCCGCTTTTTGTATACAGCGTGATGCGCCAGGAATCGACTTTCAACTATTTGATTACAAGCCCGGCGAATGCTCGTGGACTTTTGCAGGTGATTCCGCCGACCGCCAAAAAACTCGCCAAGGCAGAAGGCATTAGCGATTACCATCCGAACCTGCTGTACAACCCGTACATGAACATTCGACTCGGCGTCCGTTACTTAAAGGATTTGCTCGTCGAATATGAAAACGATCCGATGTACGTACTCGCCAATTACAATGCAGGCCCAAAACCTGCCAAACGTTGGCAAGCAGCCGGCAAGGATATACCTTGGGACAGACGCGCTGAAGAAATCAGCTACTGGGAAACCCGAGATTACGTAAAGCGTTGCCTTGGCAATTATTGGGTCTACTCCGAAGTTTGGAATCGCTAA
- a CDS encoding DMT family transporter gives MLFFILTLGAAVCFAFGNVLAKSGVAKSGEKADFHHPIRFIVSFLTSKRWWTGFSLSALGNVGNYTAMALYNLSLVKPISALNPVLTAIFGRLFLKEPINRRVVTAIVCVLCGLLFASSEVGEAPGVQNIPALCIFVGILLAFAFASHFIFRSPEVGDSITMGTCYGLSDVLYKSLAIDATAKGIELSADELLYWIADVRVWAFAATYLTAFVFTQVAFSRGRALFVIPFSAAIGAVVPILAGALVFAEPFPPTKIVSIALVILGSSLFIASPRQMIQKTLKRNMSHANK, from the coding sequence ATGCTGTTTTTTATTCTCACCCTCGGTGCAGCGGTATGCTTCGCATTTGGAAATGTCCTTGCGAAATCGGGCGTTGCGAAGTCCGGAGAAAAGGCGGACTTTCACCATCCGATTCGCTTCATTGTGAGCTTTTTGACGTCGAAGCGCTGGTGGACAGGCTTTAGCCTTTCCGCACTCGGAAACGTGGGAAACTATACGGCGATGGCGCTGTACAACTTGAGCCTTGTCAAGCCGATCTCTGCGTTAAATCCGGTGCTGACGGCGATTTTTGGGCGTCTCTTTTTGAAGGAGCCGATCAACCGGCGCGTCGTAACGGCAATCGTCTGCGTTCTCTGCGGTCTTCTGTTCGCAAGTTCCGAAGTGGGCGAAGCTCCTGGCGTGCAGAACATTCCGGCGCTTTGCATCTTTGTGGGAATCCTTCTCGCCTTCGCCTTTGCGAGCCACTTTATTTTTCGCAGTCCTGAAGTCGGCGATTCGATTACGATGGGAACCTGCTATGGTCTCTCCGATGTGCTGTACAAGAGCCTTGCGATCGATGCGACTGCCAAGGGCATTGAACTTTCGGCAGATGAACTTTTGTACTGGATTGCGGACGTGCGCGTGTGGGCCTTTGCAGCAACTTACCTAACCGCCTTTGTCTTTACACAGGTTGCGTTCTCCCGCGGTAGAGCCTTGTTCGTGATTCCATTCAGTGCGGCAATCGGAGCTGTCGTTCCGATTCTTGCAGGCGCCCTTGTTTTTGCAGAACCGTTTCCGCCGACAAAGATCGTGAGCATTGCGCTTGTAATTCTCGGTTCGAGCCTGTTCATTGCAAGTCCGCGCCAAATGATCCAAAAAACTTTGAAGAGGAACATGTCCCATGCAAACAAATGA
- a CDS encoding 50S ribosomal protein L11 methyltransferase, with protein sequence MQTNDVWYKATGYCSPEEYELATYFLMEAGVGALEELETSTPERTDFCFYTGDKAERDSIIEKFPQYNFTTEDEPAKDWDRWWKDRATPVHVSDRVWVRPPWVNFTPEEKDAILLVLEAKSAFGTGDHATTALMAGMMEGLDLQGKCVLDIGTGTGILSMIADKLGAKKVIGTEIDMLALPCIAENFIQNGCKNSRALFGFLDTFNDSAKFDVIVCNMIRTEFWPMRKDVERMLKKGGHFLLTGQLTAEKDYVLDWFKEAGFTAVRENTRDEWWIVDAVR encoded by the coding sequence ATGCAAACAAATGATGTTTGGTACAAAGCCACCGGTTACTGCTCTCCCGAAGAATATGAACTCGCCACATACTTCTTGATGGAAGCGGGCGTAGGAGCCTTGGAAGAACTCGAAACTTCTACCCCGGAACGCACGGACTTCTGCTTTTATACAGGCGACAAAGCGGAACGCGACTCCATCATTGAAAAGTTCCCGCAGTACAACTTCACCACCGAAGACGAACCTGCAAAAGATTGGGACCGCTGGTGGAAAGACCGTGCAACGCCTGTTCACGTTTCCGACCGCGTCTGGGTACGTCCGCCTTGGGTAAACTTTACCCCCGAAGAAAAAGATGCGATTCTGCTCGTTCTCGAAGCGAAAAGCGCCTTCGGCACCGGCGACCATGCAACAACCGCACTCATGGCCGGGATGATGGAAGGCTTGGATTTGCAGGGCAAATGCGTTCTCGACATCGGAACGGGCACAGGCATTCTTTCGATGATCGCCGACAAGCTCGGTGCAAAAAAAGTCATCGGCACCGAAATCGATATGCTCGCCCTCCCCTGCATCGCTGAAAATTTTATCCAAAACGGCTGTAAAAATTCTCGCGCCCTCTTCGGATTTTTGGACACCTTTAACGACAGCGCCAAATTTGACGTCATCGTTTGCAACATGATCCGCACGGAATTCTGGCCCATGCGCAAAGACGTGGAACGCATGCTGAAAAAAGGCGGTCACTTCCTTTTGACAGGCCAGCTCACCGCCGAAAAGGATTACGTTCTCGACTGGTTTAAAGAAGCGGGCTTTACAGCCGTCCGCGAAAACACCCGTGACGAATGGTGGATTGTCGATGCTGTTCGTTGA
- the hemE gene encoding uroporphyrinogen decarboxylase, translated as MLFVDAALGKTTKKPVWMMRQAGRALPEYRELRQKFPDFLSFVRNAEAAADATLMPTNRFDIDAAILFSDILVALPYMGFDLKFVPGKGPVISNPFRSESDMQNLHPVNLDKDLEYTKLALQKVRKELSKEKALLGFVGGPITVASYAIEGGSSKDLHCTKALYYQNKSAFESFLSLLAEMTGEYLARQAEWGADALVIMDSWAGHLSREDYIRMAKPFTEKVIKIVRHHTEAPIIHYANGASHLVDTFTTLDVNVVGVDHRSELSELFNKHPNTIFQGNLDQALLFANPEEIQQQTKKILELSKNRSHVMNLGHGVLPDTPLSGIQAFVDAVRNFD; from the coding sequence ATGCTGTTCGTTGATGCTGCACTCGGAAAAACCACAAAAAAGCCGGTCTGGATGATGCGTCAGGCGGGCAGAGCCCTGCCCGAATACCGCGAACTCCGTCAAAAATTTCCGGACTTCCTTTCCTTTGTGCGGAATGCAGAAGCGGCTGCCGATGCAACGCTCATGCCGACGAACCGTTTTGATATCGACGCGGCGATTCTCTTTAGCGACATTCTCGTGGCGCTTCCCTATATGGGATTTGATTTGAAGTTCGTTCCGGGAAAAGGTCCCGTGATTTCAAATCCGTTCCGTTCCGAATCTGACATGCAGAATCTGCACCCGGTAAATCTCGACAAAGACTTGGAATACACAAAGCTCGCTTTGCAAAAAGTCCGCAAGGAACTTTCCAAGGAAAAAGCTCTGCTCGGATTCGTCGGAGGCCCGATTACCGTCGCCTCTTATGCGATTGAAGGCGGAAGTTCCAAAGATTTGCACTGCACCAAGGCGCTTTACTACCAGAACAAAAGCGCCTTTGAAAGTTTCTTAAGTCTTCTTGCCGAAATGACCGGCGAATATTTGGCAAGGCAAGCGGAATGGGGCGCAGACGCGCTCGTCATCATGGATTCTTGGGCAGGACACCTTTCCCGCGAAGATTACATTCGCATGGCAAAGCCTTTCACGGAAAAGGTTATTAAAATCGTGCGCCATCACACCGAAGCCCCGATTATCCATTACGCAAACGGAGCTTCGCATTTGGTGGATACATTTACCACATTAGACGTAAATGTCGTCGGCGTGGATCACCGCTCCGAACTTTCGGAACTTTTTAACAAGCATCCGAACACGATTTTCCAAGGCAACCTGGATCAGGCTCTGCTCTTTGCAAATCCCGAAGAAATTCAACAGCAAACAAAAAAGATCCTCGAACTTTCCAAGAATCGTTCGCATGTGATGAACCTGGGACACGGCGTCTTGCCGGACACGCCTCTCAGCGGAATCCAAGCGTTTGTGGACGCCGTTAGAAATTTTGATTGA